From a single Rutidosis leptorrhynchoides isolate AG116_Rl617_1_P2 chromosome 5, CSIRO_AGI_Rlap_v1, whole genome shotgun sequence genomic region:
- the LOC139846680 gene encoding uncharacterized protein — MADVLKQILARPIQLADQIIKETEFVCSYRQECAEIKERTEKLSGLLRQAARASSELYERPMRRIIDDTEQVLDKTFGLVIKCRANGLSRIYTFIPKGGVKKQSNLIENSIGDVSWLLRVSTPANERDDDYVGLPPIAANEPILCLVWEQIAILCCGTLEDRADAAASLVSLARDNDRYGKLIIEEGGVPPLLKLAKEGRMEGQESAIRAIGLLGRDRESVEEIVDAGVCPVFAKILKEGHMKVQIVVAWAVAELTEHHEACQERFLQNNTIRWLVSHLAYETIQEHSKYKFDRKNEIASIHGVVMANHDHNHNAKRTQEDDDQCHVAHPGGSDMGDIHNVVHDAMTMRSSSQPHQRREKSKRRVVLPGASIKGREFEDPKTKSEMKAMAALALWRLCHKNFSICKTITESRALLCFAVLLEKGEEEVKYNSAMALMEITAVAERYSELRRSAFKPTSPTAREVVDKLLKIVNKGESELLIPSIQSLGNLARTFRATETRIIPPLVTLLDERETEVSAEAAVALIKFACTDNYLHTYHCETIIEAGAPKHLIQLTYFGELMAQVPSIILLSYLALHIPESEMLAQEDVHIVLQWALKQGHLLQDPEYPLEALVLEAKQRLEIYQSRA; from the coding sequence ATGGCGGACGTCCTGAAACAAATTCTAGCAAGACCCATTCAATTGGCTGATCAAATTATAAAAGAAACAGAATTTGTTTGCTCATATAGACAAGAATGCGCTGAAATTAAAGAAAGAACGGAAAAACTTTCTGGGTTACTCCGGCAGGCGGCGCGTGCAAGTAGCGAGCTTTATGAAAGACCCATGCGCCGAATCATTGATGACACAGAACAAGTATTGGATAAAACGTTTGGACTTGTTATTAAATGTAGGGCAAATGGTTTAAGCAGGATCTATACATTCATCCCTAAAGGTGGGGTCAAGAAGCAATCGAATTTGATCGAGAATTCGATCGGTGACGTGTCGTGGTTGCTTCGTGTTTCGACACCGGCAAATGAGAGGGATGATGACTATGTCGGGCTACCGCCCATTGCCGCAAATGAGCCGATTCTTTGTTTGGTGTGGGAGCAAATCGCAATACTTTGTTGTGGGACCCTTGAGGACCGGGCTGATGCTGCGGCTTCACTTGTGTCGTTGGCCCGTGACAACGACCGATACGGAAAATTGATTATTGAGGAAGGGGGAGTTCCTCCTCTTTTGAAGCTTGCAAAAGAGGGGCGGATGGAAGGTCAAGAAAGCGCAATTCGAGCAATAGGATTACTTGGTCGTGATCGTGAAAGCGTTGAAGAAATAGTTGACGCGGGTGTATGTCCGGTCTTCGCGAAAATATTAAAAGAAGGGCATATGAAGGTTCAAATTGTGGTGGCGTGGGCGGTGGCGGAGTTAACTGAGCACCACGAGGCATGTCAAGAACGGTTCTTGCAAAACAACACGATACGCTGGCTTGTTAGTCATTTAGCTTATGAAACGATCCAAGAACATAGCAAGTACAAATTTGATCGCAAAAATGAGATAGCGTCTATACATGGCGTTGTTATGGCAAATCATGATCACAATCACAATGCTAAAAGGACACAAGAAGATGACGATCAATGCCATGTGGCACATCCCGGTGGTTCGGACATGGGAGATATACACAATGTTGTACACGACGCCATGACTATGAGGTCATCAAGTCAACCACATCAACGGCGAGAAAAGAGTAAAAGACGTGTTGTGTTGCCGGGGGCAAGTATTAAAGGGAGGGAATTTGAAGATCCGAAAACAAAAAGTGAAATGAAAGCGATGGCGGCTCTTGCCCTTTGGCGCCTTTGTCACAAAAATTTCTCAATATGTAAAACCATAACCGAATCAAGAGCACTTTTATGTTTCGCGGTACTTTTGGAAAAAGGTGAAGAGGAAGTAAAATACAATTCGGCAATGGCGCTAATGGAAATAACTGCAGTAGCCGAGCGTTACTCAGAATTGAGACGCTCGGCTTTTAAGCCAACGTCCCCAACCGCACGTGAGGTTGTGGACAAGTTGCTTAAAATAGTTAACAAAGGAGAGTCTGAGCTCCTCATTCCAAGTATCCAATCATTAGGAAATTTGGCCCGAACCTTTCGGGCCACAGAAACAAGAATCATTCCTCCTTTGGTGACGCTCCTTGACGAGAGGGAGACCGAGGTGTCAGCAGAGGCAGCAGTTGCATTGATTAAATTTGCGTGCACCGATAATTACTTGCATACGTATCATTGTGAGACAATAATTGAGGCAGGAGCACCAAAGCACTTGATTCAACTAACTTATTTTGGCGAACTTATGGCTCAAGTACCGAGCATTATCCTTCTTAGTTATCTTGCGTTACATATACCCGAGAGCGAGATGTTAGCTCAAGAAGATGTGCATATTGTTCTTCAATGGGCGTTGAAACAAGGTCATTTGTTGCAAGATCCAGAGTATCCATTAGAAGCACTTGTTTTAGAAGCCAAACAGAGATTAGAGATTTATCAATCTCGAGCATAA
- the LOC139847775 gene encoding uncharacterized protein has translation MGAQWSKQVERRKLIMDEKKILKDLQETSGCTFPGCDHPLTDRKTWISGLNPEKVHLNQIVWPGTHDSGTNKIGFRMVTRPFAQCQSLSIYQQLVLGTRLLDIRVNENRKVCHGILTTYSIDVVIRDVKKFISETESEIIILEIRTEFGHADPPEFDKYLEQQLGEYLIHQDDQIFQKTVAEILPKRILCVWKPQKSDPPKAGSPFWSSGYLKDNWIDTDLPNTKFENNLKCLGQQQPVSSRKYFYRVENTVTPQADNPILCVKPVTNRIHGCSRLFISQCFSRNIVDRLQVFSTDFINGDFVDACVGLTWARIEGKV, from the coding sequence atggGAGCTCAATGGTCTAAACAAGTGGAACGCCGGAAACTGATCATGGACGAGAAGAAAATATTAAAAGATCTACAAGAAACCTCCGGCTGCACTTTTCCGGGTTGTGATCACCCTCTCACCGACCGTAAAACCTGGATTTCGGGTCTCAACCCGGAAAAGGTTCATTTGAACCAAATTGTCTGGCCCGGTACCCATGATTCCGGCACCAATAAAATCGGATTCCGAATGGTTACCCGACCATTCGCTCAATGTCAATCTTTATCCATTTATCAACAACTTGTTCTCGGTACTCGTTTACTCGATATTCGAGTAAACGAGAACCGAAAAGTATGTCATGGGATATTAACCACGTACAGTATCGACGTGGTTATACGTGATGTAAAGAAGTTTATTTCGGAAACTGAATCCGAAATAATAATTCTTGAGATCAGAACCGAATTCGGGCATGCTGATCCGCCCGAATTCGATAAATATCTAGAACAACAACTCGGGGAATATTTGATCCATCAGGACGATCAAATATTTCAAAAAACAGTGGCTGAGATTTTACCCAAACGCATACTCTGCGTTTGGAAGCCACAAAAATCCGACCCACCAAAAGCTGGTAGCCCGTTTTGGTCGTCGGGTTATTTGAAAGATAATTGGATTGATACCGATTTGCCTAatacgaaattcgagaataatttgAAGTGTTTGGGCCAACAACAACCGGTGAGTTCGCGGAAATATTTTTATAGGGTGGAGAATACGGTGACACCACAAGCGGATAACCCGATATTGTGTGTGAAACCGGTCACGAATAGGATACATGGGTGTTCAAGGTTGTTTATTTCGCAATGTTTTTCGAGAAATATTGTGGATCGGTTACAAGTATTTTCGACGGATTTTATTAATGGGGATTTTGTTGATGCTTGTGTTGGTCTTACTTGGGCGAGAATTGAAGGGAAAGTGTAA